The region CACTGCCCGTACTTCCCGAGAGGACCGTTCGTGAAGCTCGCGACCATCCGCACCACCGCCGGAACTGCGGCCGTCCGGATCGACGACGACGGGGCGGTCGAGCTCGGCGCCGCCGACCTCGGCGAGTTCCTGGCCCGGCCGGACTGGCGCGCCGCCGCGGAGTCGGCGTCGGGCGCCCGGCACGACCTGATCGGGCTGGACTACGCCGCGCTCGTCCCGCGGCCGGAGAAGGTGTTCTGCGTCGGGCTGAACTACCGCACGCACATCCTGGAGATGGGCCGCGACCTGCCCGAGTACCCGGCGCTGTTCGCCAAGTTCGCCCGCGCCCTGGTCGGCGCGCACGACCCGGTGGAGCTGCCCGCCGGGTCGGAGCAGGTGGACTGGGAGGCCGAGCTCGGCGTCGTGATCGGCGCCGAGGTCCGGCACGCCACCCCGGAGCAAGCCGCCGCGGCGATCGCCGGGTACACGGTGGTCAACGACGTGACCGCCCGGGACTTCCAGTACCGGTCGATCGAGTGGCTGCAGGGTAAGACCTTCGAACGCAGCACCCCGGTCGGCCCGTGGCTGGTCACCGACGTGGTGCCCGGTGAGATCTCCTGCGAGGTCGACGGGGACGTCGTGCAGAAGGCGGACACCTCCGACCTGGTGTTCGGGCCCGCAGACCTGGTGGCCTACATCTCGCAGATCATCACCCTCGTCCCAGGCGACATCATCGCCACCGGCACGCCGGGCGGGGTCGGGCACGCGCGCAAGCCCGCGCGCTACCTGGCCGCGGGCTCGGAGCTGGTCACCCGCGTCGAGGGCGTCGGCGAGCTGCGCAACACCCTGGTGAAGGGGGCCTGAGGCATGCGTGTCGCCGTCGCGGGGGGCGGGCCGGGAGGGCTGTTCTTCGCCACCCTGATCCGGCAGGCCGACCCGTCGGTCGAGGTCACCGTGTTCGAACGCAACCGCGCCGACGACACGTTCGGCTTCGGCGTGGTGTTCTCCGACCGCACCCTGGCCGGGATCCACGAGGCCGATCCTGTGTTGCGCCAGGCCCTGACCGAGCACGGCAAGCACTGGGACGAGATCGAGGTCCGGCTCAAGGGCGAGCGCATCCGCTGCGGCGGCAACGGCATGGCTGCCGTTGTGCGCAAGACGCTGCTCGCGCTGATGCAGGCCCGTGCCAGGGACGTCGGGGCGGACCTGCGCTTCTCCACCGAGGTCACGCTAGCCGACCTCGCGGACTACGACCTCGTGGTCGCCGCCGACGGGACCGGCTCCCGGATCCGGGAGCAGCTGGAGGCCGATCTCGGCGTCGAGGTGGAGACCGCGACGGCGAAGTTCATCTGGTTCGGCACCGACTACCTCTTCGACGGGCTGACCTTCGTCCACGAGCGCAGCCCGGACGGCGTCTTCGCCGTGCACGGCTACCCGATCTCCGACGAGGTCT is a window of Pseudonocardia sp. T1-2H DNA encoding:
- a CDS encoding fumarylacetoacetate hydrolase family protein — encoded protein: MKLATIRTTAGTAAVRIDDDGAVELGAADLGEFLARPDWRAAAESASGARHDLIGLDYAALVPRPEKVFCVGLNYRTHILEMGRDLPEYPALFAKFARALVGAHDPVELPAGSEQVDWEAELGVVIGAEVRHATPEQAAAAIAGYTVVNDVTARDFQYRSIEWLQGKTFERSTPVGPWLVTDVVPGEISCEVDGDVVQKADTSDLVFGPADLVAYISQIITLVPGDIIATGTPGGVGHARKPARYLAAGSELVTRVEGVGELRNTLVKGA